From Deltaproteobacteria bacterium, a single genomic window includes:
- a CDS encoding ABC transporter substrate-binding protein, with the protein MRKFSFVAFTLLGAIAFATSSPAQLVRVGYSGTGVAKNLHKTIERAGLWKKRGLDVRLIYFTSGATMAQAMVGGDLDLADSDVPAMLNAVSAGALDGKLISVYVNRFPFAFVVRNDIKTWEDLKGKQVAISRFGSSSDVTTRMLLRQQNIDPEKDLRIIQATGTTRVPAMVAGQIHGTLLGTYDVPVVTESGCCRVMVDMLELPIDYARFGQATPTALLRTKREMLTRFAEGLIEGIYVFKTNKDLALSVLRAEGIKSPEFSYPRVAAAMRERPMPEVKGVQAVMDSVKTANSKITQARDVMDGSIVEELDKSGYIKKLYGR; encoded by the coding sequence ATGCGAAAATTTAGCTTTGTTGCATTCACTTTGTTGGGGGCGATCGCTTTCGCCACCTCCTCCCCTGCCCAACTCGTCCGCGTTGGCTACAGCGGCACGGGAGTCGCGAAGAATCTGCACAAGACCATCGAGCGCGCGGGATTGTGGAAAAAGCGCGGGCTCGATGTGCGGCTGATTTATTTCACCAGCGGCGCGACCATGGCGCAGGCGATGGTGGGCGGCGATTTGGACTTAGCCGACTCCGATGTGCCGGCGATGTTGAATGCCGTTTCCGCGGGTGCTTTGGACGGCAAGCTGATCAGCGTCTACGTCAACCGATTTCCGTTCGCCTTCGTGGTGCGCAACGACATTAAGACTTGGGAAGATCTGAAAGGCAAGCAAGTTGCCATCAGCCGCTTTGGCTCGTCTTCCGACGTAACGACTCGCATGCTGTTACGCCAACAGAATATCGATCCAGAAAAAGACCTTCGCATCATCCAGGCCACCGGCACCACCCGCGTGCCGGCGATGGTCGCTGGCCAAATCCATGGCACACTGCTCGGCACCTATGATGTCCCGGTGGTAACCGAGTCCGGTTGCTGTCGCGTCATGGTCGATATGCTGGAGCTGCCCATCGACTACGCCCGCTTTGGCCAAGCCACACCGACGGCGCTCTTGCGCACCAAACGAGAAATGCTCACGCGATTCGCCGAAGGCTTGATCGAAGGCATTTACGTTTTCAAAACCAACAAAGACCTGGCTCTGTCGGTGCTGCGCGCCGAAGGCATCAAAAGCCCGGAATTCAGTTATCCCCGCGTTGCCGCGGCGATGCGCGAGCGGCCGATGCCCGAAGTAAAAGGCGTGCAGGCCGTGATGGATTCGGTGAAAACAGCCAATTCGAAGATCACCCAAGCTAGAGACGTGATGGACGGCAGTATCGTCGAAGAGCTCGACAAGAGCGGGTATATTAAGAAATTGTACGGGAGATAA
- a CDS encoding arginine-tRNA-protein transferase translates to MDALWAGGWRHFGIIFVRYRTALHGDKLYTVLPLRVDVQRFRLSRSQKRVLAKNRDIEVVLRPSFVDRAKERLFANHRVRFNDNVPDSLFNFLSPNPAEVPCPNLELCLYRAGQLLGVTFLDIGEQATSAVYAIFDPKETQRSLGIFMMLRSIELSRERGCRYYYPGYAYREPFTYDYKKNFSGLEHLDWERGWLPYRPSE, encoded by the coding sequence ATGGACGCCCTCTGGGCCGGCGGCTGGCGCCACTTCGGCATCATCTTTGTCCGCTACCGCACCGCGCTGCACGGCGATAAGTTATACACGGTATTGCCATTGCGCGTCGACGTGCAGCGCTTTCGCTTAAGCCGCAGCCAGAAGCGAGTGCTGGCAAAGAACCGCGACATAGAAGTGGTCCTGCGCCCCTCCTTCGTCGACCGGGCAAAGGAACGGCTATTCGCCAACCATCGAGTGCGCTTCAACGACAATGTTCCCGACTCGTTGTTTAATTTCCTCTCGCCCAACCCCGCAGAAGTTCCCTGTCCAAACTTAGAGCTTTGCCTCTACCGCGCCGGCCAATTGCTCGGGGTCACCTTTCTCGACATTGGCGAGCAGGCGACCTCGGCGGTCTACGCCATCTTTGACCCCAAGGAAACCCAGCGCAGCCTCGGCATTTTCATGATGCTCCGCTCCATTGAGCTGTCGCGGGAGCGCGGCTGCCGCTACTACTATCCCGGTTACGCCTACCGCGAGCCCTTCACTTACGACTACAAGAAGAACTTTTCCGGTCTGGAGCACCTCGATTGGGAGCGCGGCTGGCTGCCCTATCGCCCAAGCGAATAG
- a CDS encoding sugar nucleotide-binding protein: MFPSTLLFGATSILGFSIANLFPQTILPFVTRANRSKAIRTWPVLNLEDPNWPATVFAKHQPDVLLQCHAVCDVPRCEVAPEWAREVNIVYLKRVIDALPDKTKLVYVSSDHVFGGDGVYDEASAPCPISVYGRTRVEAEEMVLQRAGSLVIRGGLTIGPSPNGRTGHWDWLRYRIGKNLPVTIVHDEYRSVVWADDLALRVMQLAESAETGVRHVAATRAISRVELADHLLSVFGKSAHYRRESRFERSAPHLGRVELASRYRGELYNPLSCVLDSPRPVTLSDPIADAL; encoded by the coding sequence ATGTTTCCTTCCACCCTGCTCTTCGGTGCCACGTCGATCCTCGGCTTCAGCATCGCCAACTTGTTTCCCCAGACCATTCTGCCGTTTGTCACGAGGGCCAATCGTTCGAAAGCAATCCGCACGTGGCCGGTCTTGAACCTTGAAGATCCTAACTGGCCGGCAACGGTCTTCGCCAAACATCAGCCCGACGTTTTGCTGCAGTGCCACGCCGTCTGCGATGTCCCGCGCTGCGAAGTCGCGCCCGAGTGGGCGCGCGAGGTCAACATCGTTTATCTCAAGCGTGTGATTGACGCGTTGCCGGACAAGACGAAGCTTGTCTATGTATCTTCGGATCATGTTTTTGGCGGTGACGGCGTCTACGATGAAGCATCGGCCCCCTGTCCCATCAGCGTCTACGGCCGCACCCGCGTCGAGGCCGAAGAGATGGTTTTGCAACGTGCGGGCTCCCTCGTGATCCGCGGCGGCTTGACAATTGGCCCTTCGCCCAACGGGCGGACGGGTCATTGGGACTGGCTGCGCTATCGCATCGGCAAGAACCTGCCGGTTACCATCGTGCACGACGAATATCGGTCAGTCGTTTGGGCGGATGATTTGGCGCTACGCGTGATGCAATTGGCCGAGAGCGCTGAAACAGGCGTTCGCCATGTCGCAGCCACGCGAGCGATTTCTCGCGTCGAGCTAGCCGACCATTTGCTAAGTGTCTTCGGCAAATCTGCGCACTACCGGCGCGAAAGCCGCTTCGAGCGTAGCGCCCCCCATCTTGGCAGAGTCGAGTTGGCGAGCAGATATCGCGGTGAGCTTTACAATCCTCTCTCCTGCGTGCTTGATAGTCCGCGCCCAGTTACACTGTCCGATCCGATCGCTGACGCACTATGA